A part of Cottoperca gobio chromosome 4, fCotGob3.1, whole genome shotgun sequence genomic DNA contains:
- the LOC115006879 gene encoding E3 ubiquitin-protein ligase RNF170 isoform X2 produces the protein MLPYHISPSRLDHLPSEDPAGHGHLRSSRSLLRSPERSASTLMCRHKEATQSRPSTSRDWHCPVCLQTASFPVQTNCGHLFCAPCLIAYWRHGSWLDAISCPLCRQKVSVLCNLFNESRSDQQSKEVLGEITEYNKRYSGAPRRLLTRGLGTMGGLVWLFLFRVALCCVGTVVSISYPPLDPVSSSADTLETDPSLCGVLGVLDDLVVVVLLLICVININQQMAPERGHSANATTSQGVMGN, from the exons ATGCTGCCTTACCACATCTCTCCGTCCAG ACTGGACCATCTCCCCTCTGAAGATCCAGCGGGTCATGGCCACCTCAGGTCATCCAGATCTCTGCTGCGCTCACCCGAGCGGTCAGCATCAACGTTAATGTGCCGCCATAAG GAAGCTACACAGTCACGTCCATCCACAAGCCGAGACTGGCACTGTCCAGTGTGCTTGCAGACGGCCAGTTTCCCAGTTCAGACGAACTGTGGCCATTTGTTCTGTG CTCCCTGTCTGATCGCCTATTGGAGACATGGATCCTGGTTGGATGCTATCAGCTGCCCTCTCTGCAGACAGAAG GTCAGTGTGCTGTGTAATCTTTTTAACGAGAGTCGATCAGACCAGCAGTCAAAGGAAGTTCTTGGGGAAATCACAGAATATAACAAACGTTATTCTGGAGCCCCGCGAAGG TTGCTGACCCGAGGCCTGGGCACCATGGGAGGACTTGTGTGGTTGTTTTTATTCAGGGTGGCCCTGTGCTGTGTGGGGACCGTGGTCTCCATCTCCTACCCTCCTCTGGACCCCGTCTCCTCATCAGCAGATACCCTGGAAACAGACCCCTCCCTGTGTGGAGTGCTGGGGGTCTTAGATGACCTGGTGGTGGTCGTCCTGCTCCTTATCTGCGTGATCAACATCAACCAGCAGATGGCGCCAGAGAGAGGACACTCTGCAAATGCTACAACCTCCCAAGGAGTGATGGGGAATTAA
- the LOC115006879 gene encoding E3 ubiquitin-protein ligase RNF170 isoform X1, with amino-acid sequence MLPYHISPSRLDHLPSEDPAGHGHLRSSRSLLRSPERSASTLMCRHKEATQSRPSTSRDWHCPVCLQTASFPVQTNCGHLFCAPCLIAYWRHGSWLDAISCPLCRQKVSVLCNLFNESRSDQQSKEVLGEITEYNKRYSGAPRRVTDYLCDAPLLLQLLTRGLGTMGGLVWLFLFRVALCCVGTVVSISYPPLDPVSSSADTLETDPSLCGVLGVLDDLVVVVLLLICVININQQMAPERGHSANATTSQGVMGN; translated from the exons ATGCTGCCTTACCACATCTCTCCGTCCAG ACTGGACCATCTCCCCTCTGAAGATCCAGCGGGTCATGGCCACCTCAGGTCATCCAGATCTCTGCTGCGCTCACCCGAGCGGTCAGCATCAACGTTAATGTGCCGCCATAAG GAAGCTACACAGTCACGTCCATCCACAAGCCGAGACTGGCACTGTCCAGTGTGCTTGCAGACGGCCAGTTTCCCAGTTCAGACGAACTGTGGCCATTTGTTCTGTG CTCCCTGTCTGATCGCCTATTGGAGACATGGATCCTGGTTGGATGCTATCAGCTGCCCTCTCTGCAGACAGAAG GTCAGTGTGCTGTGTAATCTTTTTAACGAGAGTCGATCAGACCAGCAGTCAAAGGAAGTTCTTGGGGAAATCACAGAATATAACAAACGTTATTCTGGAGCCCCGCGAAGG GTAACAGACTACCTTTGTGACGCGCCTCTTCTCCTGCAGTTGCTGACCCGAGGCCTGGGCACCATGGGAGGACTTGTGTGGTTGTTTTTATTCAGGGTGGCCCTGTGCTGTGTGGGGACCGTGGTCTCCATCTCCTACCCTCCTCTGGACCCCGTCTCCTCATCAGCAGATACCCTGGAAACAGACCCCTCCCTGTGTGGAGTGCTGGGGGTCTTAGATGACCTGGTGGTGGTCGTCCTGCTCCTTATCTGCGTGATCAACATCAACCAGCAGATGGCGCCAGAGAGAGGACACTCTGCAAATGCTACAACCTCCCAAGGAGTGATGGGGAATTAA
- the LOC115006879 gene encoding E3 ubiquitin-protein ligase RNF170 isoform X3: protein MCRHKEATQSRPSTSRDWHCPVCLQTASFPVQTNCGHLFCAPCLIAYWRHGSWLDAISCPLCRQKVSVLCNLFNESRSDQQSKEVLGEITEYNKRYSGAPRRVTDYLCDAPLLLQLLTRGLGTMGGLVWLFLFRVALCCVGTVVSISYPPLDPVSSSADTLETDPSLCGVLGVLDDLVVVVLLLICVININQQMAPERGHSANATTSQGVMGN from the exons ATGTGCCGCCATAAG GAAGCTACACAGTCACGTCCATCCACAAGCCGAGACTGGCACTGTCCAGTGTGCTTGCAGACGGCCAGTTTCCCAGTTCAGACGAACTGTGGCCATTTGTTCTGTG CTCCCTGTCTGATCGCCTATTGGAGACATGGATCCTGGTTGGATGCTATCAGCTGCCCTCTCTGCAGACAGAAG GTCAGTGTGCTGTGTAATCTTTTTAACGAGAGTCGATCAGACCAGCAGTCAAAGGAAGTTCTTGGGGAAATCACAGAATATAACAAACGTTATTCTGGAGCCCCGCGAAGG GTAACAGACTACCTTTGTGACGCGCCTCTTCTCCTGCAGTTGCTGACCCGAGGCCTGGGCACCATGGGAGGACTTGTGTGGTTGTTTTTATTCAGGGTGGCCCTGTGCTGTGTGGGGACCGTGGTCTCCATCTCCTACCCTCCTCTGGACCCCGTCTCCTCATCAGCAGATACCCTGGAAACAGACCCCTCCCTGTGTGGAGTGCTGGGGGTCTTAGATGACCTGGTGGTGGTCGTCCTGCTCCTTATCTGCGTGATCAACATCAACCAGCAGATGGCGCCAGAGAGAGGACACTCTGCAAATGCTACAACCTCCCAAGGAGTGATGGGGAATTAA